The proteins below are encoded in one region of Sulfitobacter sp. SK012:
- a CDS encoding GlcG/HbpS family heme-binding protein — protein sequence MLKICRLDDADTTRILEGAKAKAKEIGVSMCIAVTDESCNLLGFMRMDGSKIPSITLAIDKSYTAAGTRKPTHDLAEASMPGNPVYGLTSTVGGRMVVIAGGLPIVSDGDVIGAIGVSSGTPAQDLSVAEAGVQAFKLRK from the coding sequence ATGCTGAAAATCTGCAGGCTAGACGACGCTGATACCACCCGAATTCTGGAAGGTGCGAAAGCAAAGGCCAAAGAGATTGGTGTATCAATGTGTATCGCTGTGACCGACGAAAGCTGTAATCTGCTGGGGTTCATGCGGATGGACGGCAGCAAGATACCAAGCATCACTTTGGCGATCGACAAAAGTTATACGGCCGCTGGCACGCGCAAGCCAACGCATGACCTGGCTGAGGCGAGTATGCCGGGAAATCCTGTTTATGGGCTCACGTCTACGGTAGGGGGTCGGATGGTCGTGATTGCTGGTGGCTTGCCAATTGTGTCGGACGGCGACGTCATTGGCGCAATCGGTGTAAGTTCCGGCACGCCCGCGCAAGATTTGTCTGTTGCAGAGGCGGGCGTGCAAGCCTTTAAGCTGCGCAAATAG
- a CDS encoding sugar kinase → MRVLSIGECMAEMSPQDEAGVFRLGFAGDTFNTAWYLRRLNPDISISYYTGLGTDAISGQLRATIKDADINDQYGVVVPDSTVGLYLISLENGERSFSYWRGQSAARSLASDPRALSLAIDDHDLIYFSGITLAILNALGRETLLAALRAGRAKGRTIVFDPNLRPRLWEDNETMLQGTMAGAEVSDIVLPSFEDEATWFEDVDPKATAQRYQTAGANTVIVKNGADAIYHCSPQGEGTVSVPSIADVIDTTAAGDSFNAAILAGLNDGVSLPQSIAAACQLSGAVVQARGALVSVKPMSLKH, encoded by the coding sequence ATGAGAGTTCTATCAATCGGGGAGTGTATGGCGGAGATGTCGCCTCAAGACGAAGCTGGCGTATTCCGGCTTGGCTTTGCAGGTGATACGTTCAACACAGCATGGTATTTGCGCCGCCTTAATCCCGATATCAGCATTTCATACTATACCGGATTGGGCACTGATGCGATCTCGGGTCAACTACGCGCGACGATCAAAGATGCGGACATCAATGATCAATACGGGGTCGTGGTACCGGACAGTACTGTTGGTCTTTACCTGATCTCACTCGAAAACGGCGAGCGCAGTTTCTCCTATTGGAGGGGGCAATCTGCGGCGCGCAGCTTGGCATCAGACCCGCGCGCGCTGAGCCTTGCGATTGATGATCACGACCTGATCTATTTTTCGGGTATCACACTTGCGATCCTGAATGCGCTGGGGCGCGAAACCCTTTTAGCCGCATTACGTGCGGGGCGGGCCAAAGGGAGGACAATTGTATTTGACCCAAACCTGCGACCCCGGCTTTGGGAAGATAACGAAACCATGTTGCAAGGGACGATGGCAGGAGCAGAGGTATCCGACATCGTATTGCCGTCATTCGAGGATGAAGCCACTTGGTTTGAGGATGTCGATCCAAAGGCCACCGCACAGCGGTATCAAACAGCTGGGGCCAACACCGTCATTGTAAAGAACGGGGCCGATGCGATTTATCACTGCAGCCCGCAAGGTGAAGGCACGGTTTCTGTACCGTCCATCGCGGACGTCATAGACACCACGGCGGCCGGTGACAGTTTTAACGCTGCAATTCTTGCTGGATTGAACGACGGGGTTTCTTTACCGCAAAGCATTGCGGCTGCGTGTCAGTTGTCCGGCGCTGTAGTCCAAGCACGTGGCGCTTTGGTATCCGTCAAACCGATGTCTCTTAAACATTAA
- a CDS encoding TRAP transporter substrate-binding protein, which yields MTKSITLRSALFGSCLAFAASSVAAGELRGWNIHVEDYPVSIAMEAFADAVSEGTGGEVTAKTFHNGVLGSQPDAIEQLRLGVIDFGEFSLGPFGTSVPEANVVSLPFIFSSIPEMYKLMDGDVGTAIGEGMIKRGVVPLGWYDAGARSFYNSVRPINTPADVAGLKIRVMNNDLFVDMVASMDGNATPMAFAEVYQSIQTGVVDGAENNPPSYESTSHYEVASFYSLTQHLIIPECLCMSKISWDKLTPEQQDVVMKAGRASADLQRELWQAREAASMKIVQDGGTVVNEIADKGPFQAAMAPVYDKFLAANPDLTDLVNMIRNGG from the coding sequence ATGACCAAAAGTATCACACTTCGCAGCGCGCTGTTCGGCAGCTGCCTTGCATTCGCCGCATCATCTGTTGCTGCGGGCGAACTTCGCGGCTGGAACATCCACGTTGAAGACTACCCCGTTTCCATCGCGATGGAAGCATTTGCGGATGCCGTCTCTGAGGGCACCGGTGGCGAGGTTACAGCAAAAACATTCCACAACGGCGTTCTAGGCAGCCAGCCAGACGCCATTGAACAGCTTCGCCTGGGCGTTATCGATTTTGGCGAATTCAGCCTTGGACCGTTTGGTACATCAGTTCCTGAAGCCAACGTTGTCTCATTGCCCTTTATCTTCAGCAGCATCCCAGAGATGTATAAGCTCATGGATGGCGATGTCGGCACCGCAATCGGCGAAGGCATGATCAAACGTGGCGTGGTGCCGCTCGGCTGGTACGATGCTGGTGCACGCTCTTTCTATAACTCGGTACGCCCGATCAACACGCCTGCTGACGTTGCTGGCCTGAAAATCCGCGTAATGAACAACGACCTTTTCGTAGACATGGTTGCATCCATGGACGGCAACGCGACACCAATGGCATTTGCTGAAGTTTATCAGTCAATCCAGACCGGTGTTGTGGATGGCGCGGAAAACAACCCACCGTCCTACGAATCGACAAGCCACTACGAAGTTGCTTCGTTCTACTCGCTGACACAGCACCTGATCATTCCAGAATGCCTGTGCATGAGCAAAATATCTTGGGACAAGCTGACACCTGAGCAGCAGGACGTCGTTATGAAAGCCGGCCGCGCAAGCGCCGATTTGCAGCGCGAACTGTGGCAGGCCCGTGAAGCCGCAAGCATGAAAATCGTCCAAGACGGCGGCACAGTGGTGAACGAAATCGCAGACAAAGGCCCATTCCAAGCAGCGATGGCCCCTGTGTACGACAAGTTCCTCGCAGCGAACCCTGATCTGACCGATTTGGTTAACATGATCCGCAACGGCGGCTAA
- a CDS encoding SDR family NAD(P)-dependent oxidoreductase — protein sequence MKLKGKTAIVTGGGRDIGSAVAAKLASEGANVAINYFSSSKGADATVAQIEAAGGKAIAVQGDLNNQADVDDLIAKTMDAFGSIDVLVNNAGGLIARKTIAEMELEHWNAVMTLNLTSTFMMTKACLAHMKSGAIVNLASQAGRDGGGPGAVAYATSKGAVMTMTRGLAKELGPDIRVNALCPGMIDTDFHNVHTPDAGRRGFEANAPLKRQGHVDDAANLVLFLACDDSAFVTGTNVDLNGGMLFS from the coding sequence ATGAAACTCAAAGGTAAAACGGCCATCGTAACTGGTGGCGGGCGCGATATCGGCAGTGCGGTTGCTGCAAAACTCGCGTCCGAGGGTGCGAACGTTGCGATTAACTACTTCTCCAGTTCAAAGGGTGCAGACGCAACCGTAGCGCAGATCGAAGCGGCGGGCGGCAAAGCCATTGCAGTGCAGGGTGATTTGAACAATCAGGCCGATGTTGACGATTTGATCGCAAAGACAATGGACGCCTTTGGTAGCATCGACGTGCTGGTCAACAACGCGGGCGGGCTTATTGCGCGCAAAACCATCGCTGAAATGGAACTCGAGCATTGGAACGCCGTCATGACGTTGAACCTAACAAGTACGTTCATGATGACCAAAGCCTGCCTTGCTCATATGAAATCCGGCGCGATTGTGAACCTAGCCAGCCAAGCGGGTCGTGATGGGGGTGGACCCGGTGCCGTGGCCTACGCCACGTCCAAGGGTGCCGTCATGACAATGACACGCGGTCTCGCCAAAGAGTTGGGCCCTGACATCCGCGTCAACGCATTGTGCCCCGGCATGATCGACACCGATTTCCATAACGTCCACACGCCCGATGCAGGACGCCGCGGTTTTGAGGCCAATGCACCGCTTAAACGACAGGGTCATGTGGATGATGCCGCAAATCTTGTCTTGTTCCTGGCCTGTGACGATAGTGCATTCGTCACAGGCACCAATGTAGACCTTAACGGCGGCATGCTGTTCAGCTAA
- a CDS encoding NAD(P)-dependent oxidoreductase, translating to MKTLSTLRSKDMQNPVIGFIGLGLMGGNMVECLQKNGIEPVVMGRNKDAIAAVVARGARTASTGKELAAQCDIIMLCVTTSEVVESLIYGDDGILAGIKDGAVVIDFGTSIPDSTRKIGADLAAKGAGMIDAPLGRTPAHAKDGLLNIMAAGDKETYDKVTPVLNILGENVFYLGALGAGHTTKLINNFMGMTTVSTMSQAFAVAERAGVNRKQLYDIMAAGPSNSPFMGFCKNYAVDGVSDLGFSIANANKDIGYFLKMAEDLGTRSEIAEGTSNNLQAAMGAGMSQGNVPEIFDYFLKLES from the coding sequence TTGAAAACGTTATCCACGCTTAGGAGTAAAGACATGCAAAATCCCGTCATCGGTTTCATTGGCCTCGGTCTTATGGGCGGCAATATGGTCGAATGCCTGCAAAAAAATGGGATTGAGCCTGTTGTCATGGGCCGGAACAAAGACGCTATCGCAGCTGTTGTTGCACGAGGTGCGCGCACTGCCTCAACAGGAAAAGAACTCGCCGCTCAGTGTGATATCATCATGTTGTGCGTGACGACCTCGGAAGTTGTCGAAAGCTTGATCTACGGGGATGATGGCATTCTTGCTGGAATCAAAGACGGTGCAGTCGTGATTGACTTCGGAACTTCTATTCCTGACTCCACGCGCAAGATCGGTGCCGATCTGGCGGCGAAAGGCGCAGGAATGATTGATGCACCACTTGGCCGCACACCTGCCCACGCAAAAGATGGTTTACTGAACATCATGGCTGCGGGCGACAAGGAAACCTACGACAAGGTGACGCCTGTTTTGAACATCCTTGGCGAAAATGTCTTTTACCTTGGCGCGCTTGGTGCGGGGCACACAACAAAGCTGATCAATAACTTTATGGGCATGACCACCGTCAGCACCATGAGCCAAGCTTTCGCTGTCGCGGAACGTGCCGGTGTCAATCGCAAGCAGCTGTATGATATCATGGCCGCCGGTCCTTCCAATTCTCCCTTTATGGGATTTTGCAAGAACTACGCGGTCGACGGTGTCAGCGATTTGGGTTTTTCCATCGCAAACGCCAACAAAGACATCGGTTATTTCCTGAAAATGGCCGAAGATCTAGGCACCCGCTCCGAAATTGCGGAAGGCACATCAAACAACCTTCAGGCGGCGATGGGCGCTGGCATGAGCCAAGGCAACGTGCCCGAAATATTCGACTATTTTCTTAAGCTTGAAAGCTAG
- a CDS encoding TRAP transporter large permease, translated as MGLTILMLVFGLGVVIGMPVAFAMGIAAASAFWFEGFPMLITFQRATAGVSVFSLLAIPFFVLAGEIMLHGGIAVRLVKLASALVGHLKGGLAMVNIFSSMLFGGISGSAVADISALGSILVPVMKERGYRPDFAVNVTVTSSIAGVVIPPSHNMIIFAVAAGGGISVSKLFLAGVIPGILMCASLAIAAYALSIKHKYPSEPFPGWREVGRTAADAIPGFFTAVIIVGGTLSGVFTVTESGAFGAIYAILLTTFYYRSLSWQSFLTAIKGTVRTTSMVMILIAFASSFAYLLALYQVPERLSNALVTISDNPIIILLMINVILLLLGMIMDMAALILICTPIFLPIAKGLGMDPTQFGIMMLMNLGLGLCTPPVGTCLFVGCAVGKIKIEEALKSIWPFYLAILGALILVTYVPAVSLWLPSLF; from the coding sequence ATGGGCCTCACTATCCTAATGCTCGTGTTCGGGCTTGGTGTTGTTATCGGCATGCCAGTCGCATTCGCCATGGGCATCGCCGCTGCTTCGGCCTTTTGGTTCGAAGGGTTTCCGATGTTGATCACATTTCAGCGGGCGACCGCTGGTGTGTCAGTATTTTCCCTCTTGGCGATCCCTTTCTTCGTGCTTGCAGGCGAAATCATGTTGCATGGCGGGATTGCAGTCCGGCTGGTTAAACTGGCCTCTGCGCTTGTAGGACACCTCAAAGGTGGCCTCGCCATGGTCAATATTTTCTCGAGCATGCTGTTTGGTGGCATTTCTGGCTCCGCTGTTGCGGATATTTCTGCATTGGGTTCAATCCTTGTTCCCGTCATGAAGGAACGCGGCTATCGCCCCGATTTCGCAGTCAATGTAACCGTGACTTCCTCCATTGCGGGTGTCGTAATTCCACCCAGCCACAATATGATTATTTTTGCGGTTGCAGCGGGCGGCGGCATTTCCGTTTCCAAGCTGTTTCTTGCTGGGGTCATTCCAGGTATCTTAATGTGCGCAAGCCTCGCTATTGCGGCCTACGCGTTGTCGATCAAACACAAATATCCGTCTGAGCCTTTCCCAGGGTGGCGTGAAGTTGGGCGCACCGCCGCTGATGCGATCCCGGGTTTCTTCACTGCTGTGATCATCGTTGGTGGCACACTGTCAGGCGTCTTTACGGTCACAGAATCCGGCGCGTTTGGTGCAATCTACGCCATTCTTCTAACAACTTTTTACTACCGCAGCCTAAGTTGGCAGTCGTTCTTAACAGCCATCAAAGGAACCGTTCGAACAACGTCAATGGTGATGATCCTCATCGCCTTTGCGAGTTCGTTTGCGTATCTGCTGGCCCTGTACCAAGTCCCCGAAAGACTAAGCAATGCGCTTGTCACGATCTCGGATAACCCCATTATCATCCTGCTAATGATCAACGTCATCCTCTTGCTACTTGGCATGATTATGGACATGGCAGCGTTGATCTTGATTTGTACGCCGATCTTTTTACCAATCGCCAAGGGCCTTGGTATGGATCCGACGCAGTTTGGTATCATGATGCTGATGAACCTCGGGCTTGGCCTGTGCACACCACCCGTTGGGACCTGTTTGTTCGTGGGCTGTGCTGTCGGCAAGATCAAGATCGAAGAGGCGCTGAAATCTATTTGGCCGTTCTATCTTGCGATCCTTGGTGCACTTATCTTGGTCACTTATGTGCCTGCTGTTTCGCTCTGGCTTCCGTCTCTATTCTAA
- a CDS encoding GntR family transcriptional regulator translates to MANAGRVTERRTSVDEVFAYLHEQILSLGLLPGDKISEADMAARFGISRQPVRDAFSRLANLDLLLIRPQRATEVKRFSMREIEKSRFVRAAVEREVLRRACVLCDADGAALLDASLKAQDKAVQARDVDGFGTLDYEFHKAICEIAQADFVFDVIMTEKAKVDRLCRLALSKEQRLPDLLSDHQRIADAIKAHDADLAVEVGKFHLSRLDETIVRITETNANYFEPADT, encoded by the coding sequence ATGGCGAATGCAGGCCGAGTGACGGAACGACGGACCAGTGTTGATGAAGTCTTCGCATATCTACATGAGCAGATCCTTTCCCTGGGGTTGCTCCCCGGCGACAAGATTTCCGAAGCTGATATGGCCGCGCGTTTTGGCATTTCGCGACAGCCTGTGCGTGATGCCTTCAGCCGGCTCGCAAACCTTGACCTGTTACTGATCCGACCGCAGCGGGCCACCGAGGTAAAAAGGTTTTCGATGCGCGAGATTGAAAAGTCGCGCTTTGTAAGAGCGGCGGTCGAAAGGGAAGTTTTGCGTAGGGCGTGCGTGCTGTGCGATGCGGATGGTGCAGCACTGTTGGATGCGTCACTTAAGGCTCAGGACAAAGCGGTGCAAGCACGTGATGTCGACGGTTTCGGCACGCTGGATTACGAGTTTCACAAAGCAATCTGTGAAATTGCACAGGCCGATTTCGTATTCGACGTCATAATGACCGAGAAGGCAAAGGTGGATCGCCTGTGTCGACTTGCTTTATCGAAAGAGCAACGGCTGCCGGACCTGTTGTCGGATCACCAACGAATTGCGGATGCGATAAAAGCACATGACGCAGACCTCGCTGTTGAGGTTGGTAAGTTCCATCTGTCGCGACTGGATGAAACGATCGTGAGAATTACCGAAACGAACGCCAACTATTTTGAACCGGCTGATACCTAA
- a CDS encoding peroxiredoxin family protein has protein sequence MPTPKPTPGSILSPLTFARANGGEITVGGPSKNWTLLVVYRGKHCPRCKKYLNTLNEMRAAWADAGFDIAVVSADSQEKAQADQAEFGWDFDLGYGLTEDQMATLGVYVTEPLSPQEADGCFAEPGVFVLREDGSQIIVSISNGPAVRPELGELLDGMIFNKQNDRPHRGTV, from the coding sequence ATGCCTACACCGAAACCAACCCCAGGCAGTATCCTGAGCCCCCTTACGTTTGCGCGTGCAAATGGAGGTGAGATAACTGTTGGTGGCCCCAGCAAAAACTGGACACTCCTTGTCGTCTACCGCGGCAAACATTGCCCGCGTTGCAAAAAGTACCTCAACACCCTCAACGAGATGCGCGCTGCTTGGGCAGATGCCGGTTTTGACATCGCTGTGGTGTCAGCCGATTCGCAAGAAAAAGCGCAAGCGGATCAAGCAGAATTCGGGTGGGATTTCGACTTAGGGTACGGGTTGACCGAAGATCAGATGGCGACACTTGGTGTTTATGTGACAGAACCCTTGTCGCCCCAAGAGGCCGATGGCTGTTTTGCGGAGCCTGGCGTTTTTGTTCTACGCGAAGATGGCAGTCAGATTATTGTCTCAATTTCCAATGGCCCAGCGGTCCGTCCTGAACTTGGGGAATTGTTGGACGGTATGATTTTCAACAAACAAAACGACCGCCCCCACCGCGGAACTGTCTGA
- the gltS gene encoding sodium/glutamate symporter: protein MSDIQIPAFIAVTLGFIVFFLGAFLTRKIAFLRDYNIPEPVSGGLVIAALTWAFFIITDRKIVFDLQVRDYLLVVFFATIGLNARVSDLFRGGKLLITLLALTFGFMILQNLVGLAGVTLFGIPASAAPLVGSASLIGGHGTAIAWGPQIEEISGFAAAAEMGIAAATLGLILAALMGGPIAKYLIDRKHLRGDVSDDAIVGLEFQDDDDQITQIDHISLMRGFLAIHVAILFGYFGHDAIGQAGLKLPLFVPCLLVGIVMSNTVPFVFRSITWPARTPALAVISDYCLSVFLAMSLMSMQLWTLAELGGPILTVLAMQALMTVMFIIFLVFRLAGGNYQAAVLSAGFAGFALGATPTAIANMSSVTKRYGPAPLAFIVLPLVSAFFVDLANAAIIQFFVGL, encoded by the coding sequence ATGTCTGATATACAAATTCCAGCTTTCATCGCCGTCACGCTTGGTTTTATCGTTTTCTTTTTGGGGGCCTTCTTAACCCGCAAGATCGCGTTTCTGCGCGACTACAACATCCCCGAACCCGTTTCAGGCGGCTTAGTTATCGCGGCGCTAACGTGGGCATTTTTTATAATAACTGACAGGAAAATAGTCTTCGACCTGCAGGTTCGCGACTATTTGCTTGTGGTTTTCTTTGCCACGATTGGCCTCAATGCGCGTGTTTCCGACCTGTTTCGGGGCGGCAAATTGCTGATCACGCTGTTGGCGCTGACATTCGGGTTCATGATTTTACAAAACCTTGTTGGCTTGGCCGGGGTTACGCTTTTCGGGATTCCTGCATCTGCGGCTCCACTTGTTGGTTCCGCCTCTTTGATTGGCGGGCATGGCACAGCGATTGCGTGGGGGCCGCAGATAGAAGAAATCTCGGGCTTTGCTGCAGCTGCCGAAATGGGGATCGCAGCTGCGACTTTGGGACTTATCTTGGCAGCCCTAATGGGCGGCCCCATTGCCAAATACCTGATCGACCGCAAGCACCTGCGCGGCGATGTTTCGGACGATGCGATTGTCGGATTAGAGTTCCAAGATGACGATGATCAGATCACTCAAATTGATCATATCTCGCTGATGCGCGGTTTCTTGGCGATACACGTGGCCATTCTTTTTGGCTATTTTGGCCACGACGCCATTGGGCAGGCTGGCCTGAAACTTCCATTGTTCGTACCCTGCCTACTGGTCGGAATAGTAATGTCGAACACGGTACCGTTCGTATTCCGTAGCATCACTTGGCCCGCACGCACCCCTGCCCTCGCTGTGATTTCAGACTATTGTTTGTCTGTATTTCTAGCAATGTCATTGATGAGTATGCAACTTTGGACACTTGCTGAACTAGGCGGACCAATCTTGACGGTACTAGCAATGCAGGCCCTAATGACAGTTATGTTCATTATATTTTTGGTGTTCAGACTGGCTGGCGGAAACTATCAAGCTGCGGTTCTTAGCGCGGGGTTTGCGGGTTTCGCACTTGGCGCCACACCAACTGCCATCGCAAATATGTCATCGGTGACGAAACGGTACGGGCCAGCCCCCTTGGCGTTTATCGTCTTGCCTTTGGTGTCTGCATTTTTTGTTGATCTGGCAAATGCAGCAATCATCCAGTTCTTTGTGGGACTTTAG
- a CDS encoding formylglycine-generating enzyme family protein — protein sequence MKWPAKPKAMMAAGAAVFICSAAVLGALLLNEETAFDPEVVITDALDAQHHPITVQKHELTVAEWNRCHAARACSLELTVRRKGREADYPATGVNWIDIQEYITWINQQSRKTYRLPTSQEWLALAHEVLPEEPEPLFDDPLLEWANSYRTEPASPRTLKPIGSFSATRAGVMDLDGSVWEWTSDCYDPDFSNNRCPAFYVGGEHMAAIPVFTRDPARGGCAVGSPPAHLGLRLVVAS from the coding sequence ATGAAGTGGCCTGCCAAACCCAAGGCGATGATGGCCGCGGGCGCTGCTGTATTTATATGCAGCGCGGCGGTTCTTGGGGCACTTCTTTTGAATGAGGAAACTGCTTTCGACCCTGAGGTCGTCATCACCGATGCGCTGGATGCCCAACACCACCCAATCACCGTACAGAAACATGAGCTAACCGTCGCGGAATGGAACAGATGTCACGCCGCTAGGGCGTGTTCCTTGGAGCTAACGGTGCGTCGTAAAGGGCGAGAAGCTGACTATCCAGCAACCGGCGTGAATTGGATTGATATTCAAGAATATATCACGTGGATCAACCAACAATCACGCAAGACCTACCGACTTCCAACCAGCCAAGAGTGGCTTGCGCTCGCGCACGAAGTTTTGCCCGAAGAGCCTGAACCTCTTTTTGATGATCCATTGCTTGAATGGGCTAACTCCTATCGCACCGAACCTGCGTCGCCCAGAACGTTGAAGCCCATTGGCAGTTTTAGCGCCACGCGCGCTGGTGTGATGGATCTGGACGGCAGTGTTTGGGAATGGACTAGTGATTGCTACGATCCCGATTTCTCTAACAACCGGTGCCCCGCATTTTATGTTGGAGGGGAGCACATGGCAGCGATCCCAGTCTTCACAAGAGATCCTGCGCGGGGCGGATGCGCCGTTGGGAGCCCTCCCGCGCACTTGGGCTTGCGATTGGTTGTCGCGTCGTAG
- a CDS encoding TRAP transporter small permease yields MTDRNSIIARTEKLLNAIQWTCIATASLALVVLIITFGWLVFGRYVLNFTPTWVEQLALLLVCYIAFLGAAAGVRDDTHLGVSLFRDMAPLRVQKVIIVIIDFILAAFGAVMFYAGIQLMQFGWDSSLPMLNIPESFRTLAITLCGVLMVLNAGSRGIIRLLTFSTWNTTTNLQES; encoded by the coding sequence ATGACTGACCGCAATTCTATCATAGCCCGCACCGAGAAGCTGCTTAACGCCATTCAATGGACCTGCATTGCTACGGCCTCACTCGCGCTTGTCGTCCTGATTATAACCTTCGGATGGTTGGTTTTTGGACGCTATGTTCTAAATTTCACCCCGACATGGGTCGAACAATTGGCACTTTTACTTGTCTGCTACATTGCATTTCTTGGGGCCGCAGCAGGCGTGCGGGACGATACGCACCTCGGCGTTTCCTTGTTCAGAGACATGGCACCCTTGCGCGTTCAAAAGGTAATTATCGTCATCATCGACTTCATCCTCGCCGCCTTCGGCGCAGTGATGTTTTATGCGGGTATTCAATTGATGCAATTTGGCTGGGACTCGTCTCTTCCAATGCTCAACATTCCCGAGAGTTTTCGAACACTGGCCATCACCTTGTGTGGCGTCCTGATGGTCTTGAACGCCGGGTCGCGGGGGATCATACGATTGCTGACCTTCTCGACATGGAACACCACCACTAATTTGCAGGAATCCTAA
- a CDS encoding cupin domain-containing protein: protein MSDFPIVSTGESVSRQVLSDHPDMMVVAFRFGAKGAVGALHHHPHVQSTYVESGRFRFTLGDEQREVGPGDSFVIPSELQHGCVCLEPGTLVDCFTPRRDDFL from the coding sequence ATGTCAGACTTTCCTATAGTCTCAACGGGTGAATCCGTCTCGCGGCAGGTTCTTTCGGACCACCCCGACATGATGGTCGTTGCCTTTCGGTTTGGCGCTAAAGGGGCTGTTGGTGCATTGCACCATCACCCCCATGTGCAATCGACTTACGTTGAATCGGGTCGGTTTCGGTTCACTTTGGGTGATGAGCAGCGCGAGGTCGGACCCGGCGATAGCTTTGTCATTCCAAGCGAGTTGCAACACGGCTGCGTCTGTCTTGAACCCGGCACTTTGGTTGATTGCTTCACGCCACGACGTGATGATTTTTTATAG